TTATCAGAAGTACGTAAAAACGGTACTTTAGATTATTTACGTCCAGATGGAAAAGTCCAAGTGACTGTGGAATATGATGAAAACAATCAACCGAAACGCATTGATACGATAGTGATATCAACGCAGCATCATGAAGAAATTGAACTTGAAAAAATCCAAAATGACATTAAAACATTTGTCATTTATCCAACTGTAGATGAACAACTGTTAGATGAAGAAACAAAATTTTTCATTAATCCTACAGGTCGTTTCGTCATTGGTGGGCCACAAGGGGACGCAGGTCTAACGGGTCGTAAAATTATAGTCGACACGTATGGTGGCTATGCACGTCATGGTGGCGGTGCATTCTCTGGTAAGGATCCGACAAAAGTAGACCGTTCAGCTGCGTATGCGGCACGTTATGTGGCTAAAAACATTGTAGCAGCTCACTTCGCTGACAAATGTGAAGTTCAATTGGCTTATGCGATTGGAGTAGCACAACCTGTTTCGATTGCTATTGATACATTTGGTACAGGTAAAGTAAGCGAAAATGTGTTAATCGAAGCGGTAAGACAAAACTTTGATTTACGCCCAGCAGGTATTATTCAAATGTTAGATTTACAAAAGCCAATTTATAAACAAACTGCGGCGTACGGTCACTTTGGTCGTAACGATGTACAATTGCCATGGGAACGTACAGATAAAATTGAAGTTTTACAAGAAACAGTGAAGACATTAAAATAAATTTCTTGATGATAACTATCGCTAATTTTATAGTTATTTAATATAATAGAAATAACTGTAGAAAAGTGATAAAGGAAGGTATTGCTCATGACACAATTTGGTCCAATGGAAATCGGCCTCATTGCTGCGATTGTTGTAGCAGCATTATTCTTTATTTTGTTCTTAGTGGCATTGAAAAGCAAAAAGAAGGCGAAAGAAACTTATGCGAATCAATATCAAACAAAACAAGATAAATTAACACACGAACATCAAGAAGAACTTGAAAAAGTCCGCATCGACAAGAAAAAAGCTGAAACACGTCATAAAGAAGAATACGAAACAATGGTATCTTCTAAAAACAGAGAAATCGATGCACTGAAACTATTCTCTAAAAATCATAGTGAATACGTGACAGATATGCGTTTACTTGGCATTCGTGAGCGTTTAGTCAAAGAAAAGAGAATCCGTCCAGAAGATATGCATATCATGGCGAATATCTTTTTACCGACGAATGATTTAGAAGACATTACACGTGTCAGTCATCTCGTTTTAACACGCACAGGCCTTTATGTAATTGATTCAGAATTGTTAAAAGGGCATGTTTATCAAGGCATCAGTCAACAGCAGTTTTCTGACAATCCAATGATGGAACAAGTGTTTAAAACGTTGAACTTAAGCCCACAATCGCCGCAAACCGTTGTGTTAGATCAAAGCGACGCATCTCACAATGCATTGTCAGTGGTAGATTACACAAACCGTTTAGCGCATGTGGAAGCGTTAGCTGTGAAGTTACAACACGAGTTGGATTTGAAATATACACCAACACCGATTTTATATTTCAATCCGCGTCATGAAGATGATGTCACAATTTCAAATTATGCGTCACAAGGTGTTACAAAAGTATTGGTAGGTCCGGAACAGTTGAATGAGTTTTTCAATCGCTTTGTGTTCCACGGACGTATTCAGTATGATGTGAACGATTTACAAAATATTATGGACGAAATTGAATCATTTAATTAAATATCCTTAGGGCTGGAGTGTGATCTCCGGCTCTTTTTATTTTGTTTGGGTGGGTGATATTCTATATTTTAGGTTGTATTGATTGCGCAATAACGCCACGATTCGATACGATAGGGTTAGATTACAAAGGAGCGATGACATATGAAACATGTAACATTTTACAATGGCAATCAAATGCCGCAAGTGGGTTTAGGCGTCTTTCGAGTTGAAAACAATGATACTGCAAAAGAAGCGGTTAAACATGCGATTAAAAGTGGTTACCGTAGTATTGATACTGCGATGATTTACCAAAATGAAGAAAAAGTGGGCGAGGGGATTCGCGAAGCTTTAGCGGAAACGGATTTAACGCGCGAAGATTTGTTTATTACGTCAAAATTATGGTTATCTGATTACGGTCGTGAAAATGTTGCAGCGGCTTATCAGGCTTCATTAGACCGCCTAGGACTCGACTACTTAGATTTGTATTTAGTGCATTGGCCAGGTTTAGATGAAGATGTCATGATTGATACGTGGAAAGGGATGGAAGATCTATATCACGATCAAAAAGTGAAAAATATCGGTGTAAGTAACTTTAATGTAGAACATTTGGATAAGTTATTAGCAACTTCACGGATTAAACCGGTCATTAACCAAGTGGAATTCCACCCATATTTAACGCAAAAACGTTTACGCGTATATTTAGAAGCGCAAAATATCCATATGGAATCTTGGTCACCATTAATGAACGCACAAATTTTAGAAGATGATACTGTGAAGCAAGTGGCTGCTGAAGTCGGTAAGTCACCAGCACAAGTGATTATTCGTTGGAACGTGCAACATGGTGTTGTGACAATTCCGAAGTCAATCACACCAAGTCGTATTGAAGAGAATTTAAACGTATTTGACTTTGAATTATCGCTGGGCCAAATGGAAGCTTTAGATGGATTGAATGAAGATCGTCGCATTGGCCCTGATCCATTACATTTTGATGGAAAGTAATGGTCGACATTTTTTCGTCAATATTAATTTTTGATATATTAAACATACTAAGATTAGCTGTGAAGAAATTTATGACGATAGATTTCTTCACAGCTATTTTTTATAGTTGTAGAGAGAAGTAGATCGAGCAGCTCCGTGGATCTTTGAATCCGTAAAATAAACTGATCAGCTTTACTCTCCTTTTGAAATTCGATTGAAGTATGTTGGGTTCTAGAAACCGTGTATAGGAAAATGAAATGAAAAAGGCTAAGTAAAGTTAAAATCTTCTCAATTCAATAAAGAAAGGTATGATTTTTATCAACTGTTTAGGCATTGATGTAAGTAAGTCAGAAAGTGTGGTCGCACATTATAAGGATGAAGTTTTGGTTAAAGAATTGGTCATTCAAAATAATCAAAATGGCTATCGTCATCTTGAAAATTATATCAAGCATCTTGATTCCCTATTTATCCTCTTTGAATCAACAGGTATTTATTCAAGGGGCATGAAACGCTTCTGTACAGTTCACAAAATAGATTACTTAGAAATGAATCCCCTAGAAGCCAAGTTCAAAATGAGTTCATTAAGATCATGGAAAACAGATAAATCAGACGCACATAAACTTGCACTTCTTGCCTTTAGAATGAAAGATTCAAAGGTACAACGTCAGTCCGAAGAGATATACTTTGAACTGAGAGAACGTGCACGCTTTCACTTAGAAATGGAGACGAACCAAAATCGTCTCAAAGTTGAGTTAGTCGAAACACTACATCAAACATTTCCAGGGTTAGAAAAGTTATTTACTAACAGATATTCAAAAATCGCATTAAATATAGCTAAAACATTCCCTCATCCTGATTATGTAAGCATGTTGTCTGATGATGAATTAGTCGAAAAAGTGCTTCATTCAACTGATAAAGGCATTTCAGTTAATAAAGCTCACAAGTATGTCCAAAAATTAATTGAGATCAAGAATAATACTTTTCCGAATGTGGACAAGTCTTCTTTTCTCATAAAAAAAGTCCAATACCTATGTGACAAACTGCTTATTGCGATAGAAGAAAAGAAAGTATTTGATCAGGAAATGATTGATCTAGCAAAAAATACGACTGAGTTTGAAAACATTATTTCAATTCCTGGCATCGGAGAACTCACAGCTGCATTGCTTATTGGGGAGCTTGGTGATATTAGAAATTTTAAAACAAATAAACAATTGAATGCATTTGTAGGTATTGATATTAAACGGTATCAATCAGGAACTTCAAAAAGTAGGGATACGATCAACAAAAGAGGAAATAAAAAAGCAAGACGTTTATTGTACTTAATCATTATGAACATTATTAGGGGAAGAAATCATTATCAAAGCCATATTGTGGATTATTATTACAAATTAAGAGAGCAGCCTCATGGGAAACCCCACAAGACTGCCGTAATAGCGAGTATCAATCGCTTATTAAAGACCATTCACTACTTGATAGTCAATGATAAATTATATGATTATCAGAAAGCACCACACTAACGAAACCATATAATCATATACATCATAACACCTTATTCAAAAAAGTAAAAATTGGACGGTTTAGTTCAGTAATGTCATTTTTAATTAACACGCCCTTGACAAATCGTAGGATAAGGAGCTGAGACATTAAGATTCCTCAGCTCCTTTACTATATTTTGTTGTGTATACCGAGGGATGGGGCTTGAAAAAATTAAGCCTCAATCCATTCATAGGTTGATGGTTCATTAATGACTTTAGAACAGTCGGAAAATGATGGCTAATGGGATAAAAATTGATGCTATTGTTTTCTTGATTTCATAAACTTGCCCTCAGTTTCGCTGTATTTCATATAAGATTGTCCAGAGGGCTGAGACTCCTGAGGGATCAGCTGGTCCGGAAAATCCAATTCGGCTACCACGAAATGTACACTATAATCAAGCCGAATTTAGTTGTAGGGCCAGCCCCTAGGAAGAACGCGAAGCCGTGAAGGCAATCTAAAGCCACAAATCATAGGGAGGGCAAGTTTAACAAAAATATTGCATCAATAGCATCAAAAATTTTTATGTCCTAGCTCCTTTCCATTTATACATAAGGTTTTAAGTTTCTACAACTGCATGCCGATGAAGCAGAGTACAAAACAGCCGATATATTGGCATGTGCTATACCCAATGAATCGGCCCCACATTTTTGAATGCAACATTTGAAAGAGTTCCAAAGTTAATGTTGAAAATGTAGTAAAACCACCGAGTAAACCTGTGATGATCAACAGTTTTAATTCAGGTGATAACAAAGTGAAGTGATTGAAATAGCCAATACAAAACGAACCGATAAGATTGACAACCAACGTCGCGATAGGAAATGACGTGTTCATATAACGTGATGTGGTCACACTAATGAGGGCACGTAATACAGCTCCGATGCCACCGCCCAATGCCACTAAAAATATATTCATGCGCGCACACCCCCTAATTTGTAGCCTAAAAAACAACAGATGAGGCCGCCACAATAGCTGCACAATCCATATATGATTAAAGTGAACCAGTCTAACTGCTGTGCGAGTGTGACAAGTTCTAATTGAAAAGTGGAAAATGTCGTTAATGCACCTAAAAAACCTGTTGTGAGCCCTTGTTTAAGTTTCGGATGGCCTGTGTTCCATTGATGAAGGCGTACTGTGAGATAGCCCATTAAAAAGGCACCTGACAAATTTGCAATGAAGGTGCCTATCGGTAAATGGTATCCAATTGTTATGAAGCTCGTTTGCCATCTCAATAGTGCACCTATGCAGCCACCTAAAAAGATTAAAATATACTTCAAAATATCACCATTTCTCTTCAAATTTCTGTATTTTAAATGATGCCAAATGTGTAAAGTGAAGCAAGAAGATGTAACACTAATACGATGAGTAGTAATAATGGTTGTATTTTAGAGGCTTTATGGATCCAATTTCGACGCTCTGGTAAATGTTTAATAGATTTGTCGGCAAAACGAATGGCGATTAATAATATTAAACAATTGACGACACTACATACAAAAATGAGTTTAATAATAGATGTGAAGTGTGCGTTAAGTAATGGATTAAGCGTATTAAAGTAGAGACTGATTAACATTAACAACACGGATAAGTAAAAGTATTTCTTAGATTTAGACATCGTATGCCTCCTTTTCGTATCGCTTGTTATCATATCACATTTTTGAATTCATTTGCATCTGGTTAAAAAATTTTGTAAGCGTAAAAATGGCAGTGAGGACATAAAAAATGTTATAACTTTAGTATGATAAAAATATCAAGGAGGCACAATTAAATGGCTGATTTAAAAGTACGCGTGTTTGCTGATGGTGCAGACATCGAACAAATGAAGAAAGCATATCAAAATAAAGAGGTAGACGGTTTTACGACAAACCCAAGCTTAATGGCGAAAGCAGGCGTGAAAGATTACGTTGAATTCGCTAAAGAAGCAGTTGAAGCGATTCCTGATGCTTCTATCTCATTCGAAGTGTTCGGCGACGACATGGAAACAATGGAAAAAGAAGCTGAAATCATCCAACAATTCGGTGAAAACATCTTCGTTAAAATCCCTGTTGTGAACACTAAAGGGGAGTCAATGATTCCACTTATCAAAAGCTTATCAGCTAAAGGCGTAAAACTTAACGTTACAGCTGTATACACAATTGAACAAGTTAAAGAAATCACTGAAGCTGTAACTGCTGGTGTTGAAACATATGTATCAGTATTCGCAGGTCGTATTGCTGACACAGGTGTAGACCCAATGCCATTAATGAAAGAATCAGTTGAAGTGACTCACAGCAAGGAAGGCGTGCAACTTTTATGGGCAAGCTGTCGTGAATTATTCAACGTCATCCAAGCTGATGAAATTGGTGCAGATATCATTACTTGTCCTTCAGATGTTGTTAAAAAAGTTTCAAACATCGGTCGTGACATCAATGAATTATCTGTAGACACAGTTCAAGGTTTCGCTAAAGACATCAAATCTTCAGGTCTTAGCATTTTATAATCCGATAACGACATCATTTACAAGTATAAAATAAAGCACATGTGCGTGGGCTGAAATCAAGTCAATGATAGATTTCAAAACCCACACGCATGTGCTTTTTTGAGTTGAATGGCGCTTGCAATACATCTCAATTTTAGCTATGCTTTGTGGAGTAAAACGACATAAAGGAGTCTACTATGCGAAAAGACGTATTTGAGTATAAAGTGAAAAAAGAGTTGTGGTATCTCAATCGACGCGAAAAAAATGCGTTAACACAATATTTTGAAAAGCATCGTGTTGAAAATATCCAACAACAATATGCGACACCACGCCGTTTTGTGAATGCTTATTTGCAACATGAAATTTTTGGGACGCGTATCGTTTCATCAGGACATTTAGTCACATCATTAGTCGGCTTACTAGTTTCGAATATTTTGTTACTTGGTTTATTTATTACTGGCTTGCTACTGAGTTTAAGTGCAGTCAATTACTTTATCCAACCTCAAGTGACACTATCGATGGGTACCGTGATCGCTGTTTTATTCGGTGCACTTGTATTAATGATTGTGACGGTTTATTTGATGAAACGTGTCAACGCATTTTTCACCAAAAGACTGTTGTTGTATAAATTTAATAAAGTAAATTAAAGTTACATTAATGCTGTGAGTAAATAAGCATCTTTCCATTTTCGAACGAATTGATTTAAAGGCATCGGGACAATGAGTGACAAGTTGTTGTTAAAATGAATGCGTGTGTCTTGTTGATGTGACGAAGCGGCGATGACATGTGTGACATTGATATAATATTGAATGGCTGCGCGTTGTGATTGGAGTGGACAAAGTATCAGTGATTTGCTTAAAAATATCGGAATCATTTGATGTACTCTCAACGTTTCGCTCGCAATTTTTTGTTGTGTACGTACGTCTCTTTGAAATTGATAAGCCAGTTGATCAATAAACTGTTTCATCGACAGTTGGCTTTGTTGTTCATGTGTGAGATGTTGAATGACGAGTTGATGTGCTAACGATTCCGACGATTTAATATAAAGTATGTTTTCGTATTGTGGTTGTGTAACAGTCATGGCTAAAATCCTTTCTTTAAATCATCTTGTGTCAATGCTTGTTTGATATGGCGAAACGTGGCAATTTTATATTTACGAACCGTGGTAGCTGATACTTGCATCAACTGTTGAATCTCTTTTTGCTGATAACCTTGCAAATAAAAGCGAAACCAAGTGCGATGTGCCGGTTTTAAAGTTCGTACGATATCTTCAAGCAACAAATACAAATGTGATGACGACATGGCTTTCAGTTCATTGGCTGACGTATCCAGCGGTGTCGTTGTCAATGGCGTATGTGCCGAGCGTAATAAATCGATTAAATAATATTTCAGTTGATAATTGATATACGTTTTAAACGATTGATTAAAAGTCGCATCATATTTCATTGAGAGTTCCCATAACCGTATCGACAACAATTGGAAGTATTCATCATAATTATACGAAATTTGA
Above is a genomic segment from Staphylococcus delphini containing:
- a CDS encoding NERD domain-containing protein; translated protein: MTQFGPMEIGLIAAIVVAALFFILFLVALKSKKKAKETYANQYQTKQDKLTHEHQEELEKVRIDKKKAETRHKEEYETMVSSKNREIDALKLFSKNHSEYVTDMRLLGIRERLVKEKRIRPEDMHIMANIFLPTNDLEDITRVSHLVLTRTGLYVIDSELLKGHVYQGISQQQFSDNPMMEQVFKTLNLSPQSPQTVVLDQSDASHNALSVVDYTNRLAHVEALAVKLQHELDLKYTPTPILYFNPRHEDDVTISNYASQGVTKVLVGPEQLNEFFNRFVFHGRIQYDVNDLQNIMDEIESFN
- the crcB gene encoding fluoride efflux transporter CrcB, encoding MNIFLVALGGGIGAVLRALISVTTSRYMNTSFPIATLVVNLIGSFCIGYFNHFTLLSPELKLLIITGLLGGFTTFSTLTLELFQMLHSKMWGRFIGYSTCQYIGCFVLCFIGMQL
- the crcB gene encoding fluoride efflux transporter CrcB, coding for MKYILIFLGGCIGALLRWQTSFITIGYHLPIGTFIANLSGAFLMGYLTVRLHQWNTGHPKLKQGLTTGFLGALTTFSTFQLELVTLAQQLDWFTLIIYGLCSYCGGLICCFLGYKLGGVRA
- a CDS encoding transaldolase, with amino-acid sequence MADLKVRVFADGADIEQMKKAYQNKEVDGFTTNPSLMAKAGVKDYVEFAKEAVEAIPDASISFEVFGDDMETMEKEAEIIQQFGENIFVKIPVVNTKGESMIPLIKSLSAKGVKLNVTAVYTIEQVKEITEAVTAGVETYVSVFAGRIADTGVDPMPLMKESVEVTHSKEGVQLLWASCRELFNVIQADEIGADIITCPSDVVKKVSNIGRDINELSVDTVQGFAKDIKSSGLSIL
- a CDS encoding competence protein ComK, whose protein sequence is MTVTQPQYENILYIKSSESLAHQLVIQHLTHEQQSQLSMKQFIDQLAYQFQRDVRTQQKIASETLRVHQMIPIFLSKSLILCPLQSQRAAIQYYINVTHVIAASSHQQDTRIHFNNNLSLIVPMPLNQFVRKWKDAYLLTALM
- a CDS encoding aldo/keto reductase; its protein translation is MKHVTFYNGNQMPQVGLGVFRVENNDTAKEAVKHAIKSGYRSIDTAMIYQNEEKVGEGIREALAETDLTREDLFITSKLWLSDYGRENVAAAYQASLDRLGLDYLDLYLVHWPGLDEDVMIDTWKGMEDLYHDQKVKNIGVSNFNVEHLDKLLATSRIKPVINQVEFHPYLTQKRLRVYLEAQNIHMESWSPLMNAQILEDDTVKQVAAEVGKSPAQVIIRWNVQHGVVTIPKSITPSRIEENLNVFDFELSLGQMEALDGLNEDRRIGPDPLHFDGK
- the metK gene encoding methionine adenosyltransferase; the protein is MTYNRRLFTSESVTEGHPDKIADQISDAILDEILKGDPNARVACETTVTTGMALIVGEITTSTYVDIPKVVRETVKEIGYTRAKYGYDYKTMSVLTAIDEQSPDIAQGVDRALEYREAGNEEVLNTGAGDQGLMFGFATNETDTFMPLPIDLSHKLSKRLSEVRKNGTLDYLRPDGKVQVTVEYDENNQPKRIDTIVISTQHHEEIELEKIQNDIKTFVIYPTVDEQLLDEETKFFINPTGRFVIGGPQGDAGLTGRKIIVDTYGGYARHGGGAFSGKDPTKVDRSAAYAARYVAKNIVAAHFADKCEVQLAYAIGVAQPVSIAIDTFGTGKVSENVLIEAVRQNFDLRPAGIIQMLDLQKPIYKQTAAYGHFGRNDVQLPWERTDKIEVLQETVKTLK
- a CDS encoding sigma-70 family RNA polymerase sigma factor; translated protein: MSQSFRYGITPLTGQIRKGVIDIIFDTLYAQYYKFIHFLLHQHQISYNYDEYFQLLSIRLWELSMKYDATFNQSFKTYINYQLKYYLIDLLRSAHTPLTTTPLDTSANELKAMSSSHLYLLLEDIVRTLKPAHRTWFRFYLQGYQQKEIQQLMQVSATTVRKYKIATFRHIKQALTQDDLKKGF
- a CDS encoding IS110 family transposase; this encodes MNCLGIDVSKSESVVAHYKDEVLVKELVIQNNQNGYRHLENYIKHLDSLFILFESTGIYSRGMKRFCTVHKIDYLEMNPLEAKFKMSSLRSWKTDKSDAHKLALLAFRMKDSKVQRQSEEIYFELRERARFHLEMETNQNRLKVELVETLHQTFPGLEKLFTNRYSKIALNIAKTFPHPDYVSMLSDDELVEKVLHSTDKGISVNKAHKYVQKLIEIKNNTFPNVDKSSFLIKKVQYLCDKLLIAIEEKKVFDQEMIDLAKNTTEFENIISIPGIGELTAALLIGELGDIRNFKTNKQLNAFVGIDIKRYQSGTSKSRDTINKRGNKKARRLLYLIIMNIIRGRNHYQSHIVDYYYKLREQPHGKPHKTAVIASINRLLKTIHYLIVNDKLYDYQKAPH